GATGGGCGACTTGAACCAATCAACTTGGATAAAATCCATCGAGTTATTACTTGGGCTGCAGAAGGCTTAGACAATGTTTCCGTTTCACAAGTAGAATTACGTTCCCATATCCAATTTTATGAAGGTATTCGCACCTCAGATATCCACGAAACCATTATTAAAGCTGCCGCAGATTTAATCAGTAAAGAAACGCCAGATTATCAATATTTAGCTGCCCGTTTAGCCATTTTTCATTTACGCAAAAAAGCCTATGGGCAATTTGAGCCTCCACGTTTATATGAACATGTAAAAAAATTAGTTCGTTTAGGCAAATATGATCAAGCCCTCTTAACCGATTATAGCCGAGAAGAATGGGACGAAATGGATAGCTATCTTGATCATTGGCGTGATATGACCTTTTCCTATGCCGCAGTTAAGCAACTAGAAGGTAAATATTTAGTACAAAATCGCGTAACAGGCGAAATTTATGAGTCCGCCCAGTTTTTATATTTGTTAGTTGCGGCTTGTTTATTCTCACAATATCCAAAAGAAAAACGGTTAGACTATGTTCGCCGTTTTTATGATGCTACTTCCACCTTTAAAATTTCCTTGCCAACCCCAATTATGGCGGGAGTACGCACCCCAACTCGTCAATTTAGCTCTTGTGTGCTTATTGAATGTGATGATAGTTTGGATTCCATCAATGCCACTGCCGCCTCGATTGTCAAATATGTATCACAACGTGCTGGCATTGGAATAAATGCAGGGGCAATTCGTGCCTTAGGTAGCCCAATTCGTGATGGCGAGGCATTTCATACAGGTTGTATCCCTTTTTATAAACATTTTCAAACCGCGGTAAAATCCTGTTCACAAGGTGGTGTACGAGGTGGTGCGGCAACAGTTTATTTCCCTATTTGGCATCTTGAAGCAGAAAGTTTAATGGTGTTAAAAAACAATCGTGGGGTAGAAGAAAACCGAGTTCGTCATATGGATTATGGGGTACAACTTAATAAGATGATGTACCAACGCTTAATCAAAGGGGACGATATTACGCTATTTAGTCCCTCTGACGTACCGGGCTTATATGAAGCCTTTTTTGCTGATCAAGCAAAATTTGAGCAACTTTATCAGCAATATGAACAAGATCCACATATTCGTAAACGCCAAGTCAAAGCGGTGGAATTATTTTCTTTATTGATGCAAGAACGTGCTTCTACGGGCAGAATCTATATTCAAAACGTGGATCATTGTAATACACACTCCCCTTTTGATCCTGCGATTGCGCCAATACGTCAATCCAATTTATGCCTAGAAATCGCCTTACCTACCAAGCCACTCAACCATATCCATGATGAAAATGGCGAAATTGCACTATGTACATTATCCGCCTTTAATCTAGGCAAAATAGAACAATTATCCGAATTGGAAGAACTAGCAGATTTAGCGGTGCGAGCCTTAGATGCCCTACTAGACTATCAAGATTATCCGATTATTGCCGCCAAAAAAGGCGCAATGGGACGGCGCTCATTAGGCATTGGTGTTATCAATTACGCTTATTATCTAGCCAAAAACGGCGTGCGTTATTCTGACGGCTCAGCCAACGATCTGACACACCGAACCTTTGAAGCAATCCAATATTATTTGCTCAAAGCCTCAATGAACTTAGCTAAAGAATTAGGTCCTTGCCAATACTTTCAGCAAACCACCTATGCAAAAGGTATTCTCCCTATTGATACTTATAAAAAAGATATTGATAACCTTAGCCAAGAACCGCTCCACTTGGATTGGGAAACCTTACGCCAACAGATCCAAACCTTTGGACTACGCAACTCTACCCTAACCGCCCTTATGCCATCGGAAACTTCATCGCAAATATCCAATGCCACCAACGGCATTGAGCCACCACGAGGACATATCAGCATTAAAGCCTCCAAAGACGGTATCCTTAAACAGGTTGTGCCAGACTACGAACGATTAGGCGATCATTATGAATTATTATGGGATTTACCTAATAACGATGGCTATCTCCATTTGGTTGGCATTATGCAAAAATTTGTGGATCAAGCCATTTCCGCCAATACCAATTATGATCCTAAACGTTTTGATGGCGACAAAGTCCCAATGAAACGCTTATTAAGCGATTTATTAACTGCCTATAAATATGGCTTAAAAACCCTCTATTATCAAAACACCAGAGATGGTGCTGATGATGAACAACAAGATCTTGCTGATGACAGTTGTGCTGGTGGTGCTTGTAAAATCTAAAGTAATTTATCTCTAAAAAGTACGGTCAAAATTTTTGTATTTTTGACCGCACTTTGATAATCCCAATTATGTTTAGCATAAAATATGCCACCCCACGTTAAAATAATACAGCATTGGCACACCTCTCCGTACTGTCTTCAACGTACCACTTTTTCTTATTTTAAATTAAAACGACTATAACTTAATTTATGATTAATTTTATTTAAATATTTACAGTAACATCTATCATCGTTATACTTTTGTCAACAATTCGTTATTTTGGATCATTTGCATGATGAAATCCCTCCTTTTAGCTCTACTATTATGTGGCATGTCATCTGCGTTATATGCCATAGATGAAACTCAGCGTCGAGAATTAAATCAACTTGATGCCATTCAACAACAACGCCAGCAAGAACAACAAAGCTATCAATCAGAACAATTTCAAGCAAAATCTGATGTGAGAATGAATGTATCCACCGAAAAAATTTCGGCATTTCCGTCGGATGAATATCCTTGTTATCCTATTCATCACATTAGTTTACAAGATTATTCCCCTAATGCTAATGAACGTTCTATTTCTAGCCAATTTTACTGGGCATTACATCAAACGACTCAGCAATTAAAGCTAAAATTACCCCATTGTTTTGGTAGTGAGGGAATAGCACTATTGATGAAACAAATACAAAACAAGATCATTGAAAAAGGCTATATCACCACACGCATTGTCGCAGAAGAACAAGATTTAACCCAAGGCACACTTCATCTCACGGTTATTCCTGGCAAAATTCGTCATACAGTGGTTGCTGATGCTAGCCATATCCCTTGGTTTAGTAAATTAACGGCTAAAACAGCAACGGCATTTAAACGGGGAGATTTACTGAATATACGAGATATTGAGCAGTCTTTAGAAAACCTAAAACGTGTACCAAGTGCAGAAGCTAATATTGAAATATTACCTGCCGAAAATGATCAAGCTCAAATAGGCGAAAGCGATATAAAAATCACTTATCAACAAGGCTTTCCTTTCCATTTAAACCTCAGCCTTGATGATTCAGGCTCTAAATCTACAGGTAAATGGCAAGGAACGGCGGTATTTTCTTGGGACAATCTCTTTTCTGCCAATGATTTATTTTATACCAGCTTTACCCATAGCCTAAAACGCCAAAGCGATGATGATGGCAGACGAGCAAGCCAAAATTATGGCTTTTATTATTCTGTACCTTTCGGTTATTGGGCATTTTCTGCTTCTTTCTATAAAAATCAATATCATCAAGAAGTCTTTGCCGCTTTCAATAATAACTACATTTACTCAGGTCGCAGTGAATATACTAACTTAACGCTGTCTTATTTACTTTATAGAGATGCGGTACGCAAAACCACCGTTTCTGGCGGTTTTTGGTCACGCCACTCTCAAAACTATATTGATAAAGCAGAAATTGATGTACAACGCCGCCGTATGGCAGGTTGGCAAATTAATCTCACACATACTGAATATATCAATGCAACCACATTAAAACTTTCCACTGGCTTTAAATGGGGAACAGGGGTTCGCCGTTCTATTGAAGCCCCTGAAGAATACTGGGGAGAAGGGACATCTCGCCCACGCATTATTACCGCTTCTATTGAGCTAAACACTCCGTTTAACATTGGTAAACAAGCTTGGGCATTTAATACATTTTGGTCAGCACAATGGAATAATCGCCCATTAATTCAACAGGATCGTTTTAGTATCGGTGGGCGTTATAGTGTACGAGGATTTGATGGCGAACTCACACTTTCTGGCGAACGAGGCTGGCTATGGCGTAATGAGATCAGTTGGAATGTGGCAAATAAAGGACAATGGATTTATATGGCATTAGACGGTGGTCGAGTAATGGGGCGTGATAAAGAAATGCGATTAGGGCATCATTTAATCGGCACCGCTATCGGCATACGAGGTAGTTGGAAATTTTTTTACTATGACTTCTTTATTGGTCGTCCAATCAGCAAACCCATGGGCTTTCGTGCATCCAATGGCATTACAGGCTTTAATATAGGTATGACATTTTAATACTAGAATAGGAGATAAATGATGAATAAACAATATTTCCGTGTAATTTTTAGTAAAACATTACAACGCTTAGTGGTGGTATCAGAACTGGCAAAATCATCAGATAAATCCACCTCAAATAAACAAAGTGCGGTCAATTTTAAACCTATTTTAGCAAGTTTAACTACGCTGGGATTTCATTTATTCTGTGCCTTAGGTTTTGTTACCTTTTCTATGCCTGTACTTGCTGACACATTAATTATTAAAGCCGATCCTAATGCCCCGAAAAACCAACAACCAATCGTATTACAAACGGCTAATGGTCTTCCTCAAGTTAATATTCAAACACCGAATAACAAAGGGCTTTCCCATAATAAATATCAAGATTTTAATGTAGATAATAAAGGGGCTATTCTAAACAATAGCCATAAAGCCATACAAACCCAACAAGCAGGCTTTATTCAAGGTAATCCTTATCTTGCTAAAGGCGAAGCAAAAGTTATTTTAAATGAGGTTACCTCAAATAATCCTAGCCAACTCAAAGGTTATCTTGAAGTCGCAGGTAGAAAAGCTGAAATTATCATTGCCAATCCCAATGGTTTATATTGTGATGGTTGTGGCACAATTAACGCCTCTCGAGCTACAATGACCACAGGAAAACCGCAAATTAAAGAGGGACAAATAGATAGCTTTGTAGTAGAAAAAGGGAAAATCAAAGTCAGTGGTAAAGGCTTAGATAATAGCCGAGTTGATTATACCGATATTCTTGCCCGAGAAACGGAAATCAATGCGGGGATATGGACAAATAAAAAACTCAATGTGGTAACAGGTAAAAATACCATTAAACAAGCAAGCCTTGAAAACGCAAATAATGAATTACAAATTACCCGTATTTCTGCTGAAAATATCAATGAAAATACCCCATTATTTGCCTTAGATGTTAGCGAACTTGGCGGTATGTATGCAGGCAAAATTCATTTAGTGGGGACAGAACAAGGTTTGGGCGTGCGTAATGCTGGACATATTGGCGCAAGTGCCGATACATTGACCATTGATTCGCAAGGAAAAATTGTTAATCAAGGTATAATCAATGCTCAACAACAAATTAGCCTAAACGCTCATCAATCTATTGAAAATCATGGACGTATAGAAAATAAAACTCAGGATATCCTGCTAAATGCCAATGAGAATATCAATCAAGCAGGTAGCCTAATTGCCCAAACAGGAACAATCAATGCTCAAGCCAAAAATATAAGCCAAAGCGGTGAAAGCCTAGCTAAAGGTAAAATTAACTATAACGCCACAGAAATCAAAGCTAGCCAATCTTCTCTATTTGCCGCTGGTATAACCACTACACAAACTGCTAATGGTGAAACCCTACAATTAGATAAACAATCAGCACAAGGCTCAGCTATTACTCTTAAAGCCGATAATCACGCTCAACTTGCTGGGCGTCATATCGCCAGTGGCGATTTCGCTGTTACAGCTCAATCAATTGATTTAGACAACAGTCAAAACCATGCTTATAACATCAAGCTCAAAGCACAAACAGGCAATGTAACAGCAAATAAAAGCCAATTAAGTGCGGTGGAAAATCTCAAAATTTCTACCCCAAAAACGCTTTCTACCCAACATAGCCAACTTAGTGCAAACCATATTCAAACTGCACAACAAGATTTAAATACGCAGAATTCAGTATGGCAACAACATGGCACTGCGGACTTTGAGCTCAAGCTACGTTATCTACAAAATCAAGGAGGAGTATTTAGCACTGCTGGTAATTTTAATCTCAATGCCAAAGAAGTGGATAATACTGGTGGACAATTAATCGCAGGTCAACATTTCAATATAAACCTCAGTGGTGAACTCAATTCTACACAAGGAGTATTATTTGCCAATAAATCACTCAACTTAACGAGCGGTCAACTCACTAATACTCAGGGTCTAATTAAAAGCCTTGGTGATATGCAAATTAATACCCATAATGATAATATTATCAATCAACAAACCCAATTAAATAGCGATACGCAACAAGGCATTATTGCATTGGGTAATTTAATCATCAACAGTGCCAACCTAGATAATACAACAGGAACAATCTTTGCCAACAATACATTGAATATTGTAACAAATACATTAAATAATCAGTTAGGTACCATAGGTAGTCCAGATAAACTTGTCATTGATACACAGCAATCAGCACTAAATAACCAACAAGGGCAAATTTTTGCCAATATCACTAGCCTAAGTACAGGAGAGATTAACAATCAACAAGGTTTACTACGAGGCGATAAAACGCTGACGATTGATACGCATAACCGAAACCTTAATAATCAACAGACCCAGCAATCCTCTCAAGGTATTCTCGGTTTAGGCACAGTCATATTAAATAACATCAACCAACTTAATAATACGCAAGGCAAAATTGCCTCAGCCCAAGATTTAAATATAAATACTGCAACCCTAGACAATAATAAAGGGCTAATCAACGCCCAACAAGCCCTAATCCAAGCAGAACAAATAAATAACCAGGCCGGCACAATTTGGGCAACAGATACCCATTTAAATGCGAATGTAGTGAATAACCAGTACACTGAGCAAAATGGCTCATTAATTGGGGCAACAAACAAGCTGAATATTACGGCAACACAGCTTAACAACCAACAAACCATCGCCACCAGTACAAAACCAACTCAGGGATTACAAGGTAAAAATATTCAACTCAATGTAGCGGAACTAAATAACCAACAAGGGGGGATTTACGCAACCAACACGCTTGCTACAACCATAAATCAACAACTCAACAATCAAGCTGGTGAATTATTAGCAGGACAAGTTGTCAACATTGATTCCCTTGATAGACATTTAGTGGTAGATAACCAAAATGGTACTATTGAAGCTGGTCAACAGCTTAACTTAACCGCCAAAACCTTACAGCATGAAGGAACAATCAAAACCCAAGGCGATGCAGAAATCAACCTCACGGATAGTTTTACCTT
Above is a window of Volucribacter amazonae DNA encoding:
- the nrdA gene encoding class 1a ribonucleoside-diphosphate reductase subunit alpha, whose translation is MNKALMVTKRDGRLEPINLDKIHRVITWAAEGLDNVSVSQVELRSHIQFYEGIRTSDIHETIIKAAADLISKETPDYQYLAARLAIFHLRKKAYGQFEPPRLYEHVKKLVRLGKYDQALLTDYSREEWDEMDSYLDHWRDMTFSYAAVKQLEGKYLVQNRVTGEIYESAQFLYLLVAACLFSQYPKEKRLDYVRRFYDATSTFKISLPTPIMAGVRTPTRQFSSCVLIECDDSLDSINATAASIVKYVSQRAGIGINAGAIRALGSPIRDGEAFHTGCIPFYKHFQTAVKSCSQGGVRGGAATVYFPIWHLEAESLMVLKNNRGVEENRVRHMDYGVQLNKMMYQRLIKGDDITLFSPSDVPGLYEAFFADQAKFEQLYQQYEQDPHIRKRQVKAVELFSLLMQERASTGRIYIQNVDHCNTHSPFDPAIAPIRQSNLCLEIALPTKPLNHIHDENGEIALCTLSAFNLGKIEQLSELEELADLAVRALDALLDYQDYPIIAAKKGAMGRRSLGIGVINYAYYLAKNGVRYSDGSANDLTHRTFEAIQYYLLKASMNLAKELGPCQYFQQTTYAKGILPIDTYKKDIDNLSQEPLHLDWETLRQQIQTFGLRNSTLTALMPSETSSQISNATNGIEPPRGHISIKASKDGILKQVVPDYERLGDHYELLWDLPNNDGYLHLVGIMQKFVDQAISANTNYDPKRFDGDKVPMKRLLSDLLTAYKYGLKTLYYQNTRDGADDEQQDLADDSCAGGACKI
- a CDS encoding ShlB/FhaC/HecB family hemolysin secretion/activation protein; this encodes MSSALYAIDETQRRELNQLDAIQQQRQQEQQSYQSEQFQAKSDVRMNVSTEKISAFPSDEYPCYPIHHISLQDYSPNANERSISSQFYWALHQTTQQLKLKLPHCFGSEGIALLMKQIQNKIIEKGYITTRIVAEEQDLTQGTLHLTVIPGKIRHTVVADASHIPWFSKLTAKTATAFKRGDLLNIRDIEQSLENLKRVPSAEANIEILPAENDQAQIGESDIKITYQQGFPFHLNLSLDDSGSKSTGKWQGTAVFSWDNLFSANDLFYTSFTHSLKRQSDDDGRRASQNYGFYYSVPFGYWAFSASFYKNQYHQEVFAAFNNNYIYSGRSEYTNLTLSYLLYRDAVRKTTVSGGFWSRHSQNYIDKAEIDVQRRRMAGWQINLTHTEYINATTLKLSTGFKWGTGVRRSIEAPEEYWGEGTSRPRIITASIELNTPFNIGKQAWAFNTFWSAQWNNRPLIQQDRFSIGGRYSVRGFDGELTLSGERGWLWRNEISWNVANKGQWIYMALDGGRVMGRDKEMRLGHHLIGTAIGIRGSWKFFYYDFFIGRPISKPMGFRASNGITGFNIGMTF